CAGGCCCTTGGGGGCCTTGATGCGGATGTCGAAGGTGGCCTTGTCGCCCGGGTGGTCGCTGGAGGGGAACCAGGTCGACGCGGCGTTGGGCTCGCAGGCGACGAAGACGCCGTCGGCGGTCTTCATCCAGCCGTAGTCGGAGCCGAAGACGATGGGGCCGCTCAGCGGCTCGGGCACGCCACCATAGGTGACGGTCACGGTGAACGTCCTGTTCTTGCGCAGGCTGTCGCGCGGGCTGACGCGGATCTCGTCGCCCTCGCGCGTGAACTTCGCCCGTCTGTCGTTCACCGCGATCTTCGTCACCTCCAGCTTCTGGAGGTCGAGGTCGAAGGACGACAGGTTCTGGGTGGCGCGCGCGGTGATCGTGGTACGGCCGTCGAGGCGGTCGGTGTCGGGGTCGTACGCCACGTCGAGGCCGTAGTGGCGTACGTCGAAGCCGCCGTTGCCGAGCTGTGGGAAGTACGGGTCGCCGACGCCGTCGGCGCCCGGATGGGGCGCGGGTGCGGCGGCGATCAGGCAGAAGGAGGCGGCGGCTGTGGCCACCGCCCCCAGGCGTGCCGAACGGGAGAGGGTCATGAGTCGTCCCTTCGCGCATGTTCCGGTGAAACGGACAGGCAGACTCTGCACTCTCCTGAATAGGCGTGTACATGACCTGGTGCCGGGTTTTTACCAAGTCATCAGCTTCTGCTGGGCAGTTGGCGTCTTCGAGTGCGGTGGTGAACGTTCCGCATCCGGATCCGGCCCGGTTGACATGGTGTGAGCCGCTCGGTTTACTCCCTGCAGCGCCAACATCGAACTCCTGGCGCCAGAGGTACGCCCAGCCGGTAGTGCGGTGCCCGCAACCGCAAGTCCGGACACAGTCGCCAGGACGGCCGCATCGCAGCGCAGTCCGAGGCGGGGACGTACCCCCATCCTCTGGAGCTCCACATGCCCCACACCCATCGCGTGCGGTCCCGCAAGCTTGCCGTCGTGGCAGCGTCCCTGACGTGTGCCGTCGTCGGCGGCCTGCTCGTCTCCTCCAGCGCGAACGCCGCCCCGGCGGTGGAACTGCCGCCGGTCAACGCGTCCTTCGACTACCAGATCGGCCAGGCCTACACCCCCGCCGCCGGCGTCGGGGTGGTCTCCCGCGACCACACCGCCTCCCCCGCGGCCGGCCTGTACAACATCTGTTACGTCAACGCCTTCCAGGCCCAGCCGGGAGCCGAGAGCCAGTGGGGCGACCTGCTGCTGAAGGACGCCGCCGGAAAGGTCGTCTACGACCCGGACTGGGACGAGGCCTTCCTCGACATCCGCACCGCCGACAAGCGCCGGCAGGTCGCCGCGAAGGTCAACGCCTGGATCGACACCTGTGCCGACAAGGGCTTCGACGCGGTCGAGCCCGACAACCTCGACTCCTTCACCCGGACCAACCTGATCAGCGAGAGCAACGCCAAGGCGTTCGTCAAACTGCTCGCGGACCACGCCCACGACAAGGGCCTGGCCATCGGCCAGAAGAACACCCCCCAACTCTCCACCTCGCGCTCCGCGACCGGACTGGACTTCGCCGTCGCCGAGGAGTGCGGCGAGTGGAAGGAGTGCGGCGACTACACCGAGGGCTTCAACGACCACGTCATCGTGATCGAGTACAAGCAGAAGTACTTCGACGAGACGTGCGCCCAGTGGGGCGGTCGCCTCAGCGTCGTCCTGCGTGATGTGCTCGTCACCGCCCCCGGCAGCAGCGGATACGTGCGCAAGGCCTGCTGAGTCCCGAGCCGGCCCCCGTGCCGCTCCCTGAGCGGACACGACCGGACGGGCCGGATCACGAGGTGATCCGGCCCGTCCCCCCGATCCGGCCCGTCCCCCCGATCCGGCACTCGACACTCGGCACCGGCCACCTTCGTACGGGGTCGCGTCGCCGTACTGACTGGTCGCGTCGCCGTACTGGCCGCCTCGCCGTACGTGCCTATGCGCCGGCGCGGGCCAGGGTCTCCAGGGGGCCGTCCAGGATCTCGCAGAAGGCGAGTTCGGCGGCTCCGATGAGCACCGCGTCGGCGCCCAGTTCCCCCACGCGCAGCCGCAGGTTCTCGCGGGAGGCCCGCAGGGCGATGCGGTTGATACGGCTGCGGATCTGGGCGGCCGAGCCGAGGTACACCTCGCGGAGCGTCCCGCCGAAGACGACCGTGCGCGGGTTGAGCACATTGACCAGGTTGGCCACGCCGATGCCGAGCCAGTCACCGATGTCGTGCAGGGCGGCACGCGCCGCGATGTCGCCCCGGTCCGCCGCCTCGACGACGGCGTGCACGGCCTCCCGGCCGGTCGCCGACGGATCGCGCTGCGCGGCCTCCAGCAGGGCCCGCTCGCCCGCCTCCGCTTCGAGGCAGCCGAGCGCCCCGCAGCCGCAGGGTCTGCCGCCCCGCGGGTTGACGACCATGTGCCCGATCTCGCCGCCGTATCCCTGGTCGCCGGCCAGCAACTGGCCGCCGCTGATGACACCGCCGCCGATGCCGATGTCGCCGTGCAGGTACACGAGGTCCTGGCAGCCCGCCCCGGCTCCGCGCAGGTGTTCCGCGAGCGCGCCGAGGCTGGCCTCGTTGCCCACCGAGACGGGCAGGCCGAGGCCCAGCAGACGCATGAGGTCCTCGCCGAACTCCTCGTCCTCCCAGCCGAGATGGGGGGCGGCACGGACGAAACCGTCGGGTCGGCGCACCATCCCGCGGACAGCGGCGGCCACACCGACGCAGTAGGTGCCGTGCCCTGCCGCACCCACCATGTCCAGCGCGGCGCCGGCCAGGATCTCGGCCACCTTGCCCGCGTGCCGGGGCCCGGGAAGCACCGAGATCTCCCTGCGGTCGAGGAAGACCCCGCCCAGGCCGATACGGGCGGCGGCCAGCCGGTCCACTCCCACGTCGAAGCCGAGGACGTACACGCGGTCGGACTCGGGCCGTACGACCAGGGACGGCCGGCCCGCCCGGCCGGTCTCACGGGGCAGTTCCTCGCGGACCAGGCCGGCCGAGCCCAGCTCGCTCACCAGACCCAGGATGGTGCTGCGGTTGAGCCCCATGCGCTCGGCCAGCACGGCACGGGACATGGATCCGCCGATGTGCACATGACGGAGCAGGGTGCCGAGGTTGTGCCGGCGGATCTCCTCCTGCGAGGGACCGGCTTTCATGGCACCCCAGACATCATCGTCGTACGGCCCGGCGACGGGACAGCGCATCCACGCCCGCGGCCACCAGCAGAACGGAACCCGTGACAGCGTACTTGACCCCTGAGCTGTACCCCATCAGGCCCATGCCGTTCTGGATGACCGCGACCACCATGCCGCCGAGCACGGCGTCGACGACCCTGCCCCGCCCGCCGAACAGGCTCGTGCCGCCGATCACGGCGGCGCCGACCGCCAGCAGCAGCACGTTGCTGCCCCCGGTGTTGGGGTCAACCGAGTTGCCCCGGGACGCGGCGATGATGCCGCCGACCGCGGCCAGCGAGGAGCAG
This sequence is a window from Streptomyces ortus. Protein-coding genes within it:
- a CDS encoding ROK family transcriptional regulator — its product is MKAGPSQEEIRRHNLGTLLRHVHIGGSMSRAVLAERMGLNRSTILGLVSELGSAGLVREELPRETGRAGRPSLVVRPESDRVYVLGFDVGVDRLAAARIGLGGVFLDRREISVLPGPRHAGKVAEILAGAALDMVGAAGHGTYCVGVAAAVRGMVRRPDGFVRAAPHLGWEDEEFGEDLMRLLGLGLPVSVGNEASLGALAEHLRGAGAGCQDLVYLHGDIGIGGGVISGGQLLAGDQGYGGEIGHMVVNPRGGRPCGCGALGCLEAEAGERALLEAAQRDPSATGREAVHAVVEAADRGDIAARAALHDIGDWLGIGVANLVNVLNPRTVVFGGTLREVYLGSAAQIRSRINRIALRASRENLRLRVGELGADAVLIGAAELAFCEILDGPLETLARAGA
- a CDS encoding endo alpha-1,4 polygalactosaminidase is translated as MPHTHRVRSRKLAVVAASLTCAVVGGLLVSSSANAAPAVELPPVNASFDYQIGQAYTPAAGVGVVSRDHTASPAAGLYNICYVNAFQAQPGAESQWGDLLLKDAAGKVVYDPDWDEAFLDIRTADKRRQVAAKVNAWIDTCADKGFDAVEPDNLDSFTRTNLISESNAKAFVKLLADHAHDKGLAIGQKNTPQLSTSRSATGLDFAVAEECGEWKECGDYTEGFNDHVIVIEYKQKYFDETCAQWGGRLSVVLRDVLVTAPGSSGYVRKAC